Part of the Arvicanthis niloticus isolate mArvNil1 chromosome 3, mArvNil1.pat.X, whole genome shotgun sequence genome is shown below.
TGTCACTTGACAAGCATCACTGGTTATTCAAATAGTCTTCAAGTAGTTAATTTACCTAGTTTTCAAGCATGGAAGTTGAGAGTCCAAAGGTATGAAACTGAATCCCTCTGACATGAGTGGGGGTGGAGGTTTAAGTTGGGGTGCTACTGACATCAAATGTGGTGCCAATCATCCTATGTCTACAATCATCAGGACTATACGAGGAAGCTTTCTAGTTTAAATTTCATCAGCTTTCTCAGCATATATACCAACAGAGGCAGGGTCAGACATGTGGATGTCTCTTGTCTATCTCTTAGTAAAGGAAATTGTGGCCACCCATATCTCGAGGCAGCAtaaccatttctttttcttataggTGCTCAAGTCACAGCAACAGACCTGCCCGATGTTCTAGGAAATCttcaatacaatatttttaaaaacacactagAATGCACAGCTCATCTACCTGAAGTGAAAGAACTGGTATGGGGGGAAGACCTGGAGCAGAGATTCCCCAAGTCAACCTTTTATTATGATTATGTCCTGGCTTCTGATGTTGTTTACCACCACTACTTCCTAGATAAGCTGCTCGCTACCATGGTGTACCTTTCCCAGCCAGGCACTGTGGTGCTTTGGGCAAACAAATTCAGATTTAGTGCTGATTATGAATTTCTAGGTAAGTTCAAACAAGCTTTTGATACCACTCTCTTGGCTGAACATTCAGAGTCATCAGTCAAGCTGTTTAAAGGAATTCGAAAATGGGACTGAAATATAGAGCCTTTGAAACAATCAGTGTCTTGTGAAGCTATTAGAAGGAACACTATACCATACCAGTATGGCTAGAATAAATGCAATTCAATATACAACTTTCTAAAATGATAAGATTATGTGGTGCCAGTCTGAGTATCTACAGAAAGTAAACAGATACACGAAAGTAGCCTTGCTGACTTCTCAATGTATTAAGCTCTTATTTAAGAGCCTATACAAAGAAGTAAATGAACAAGTGGGTTCctccttgtttctgttctagTACCTGGATTTTATATGTGCCAATATGCTTGTCATAATTACTAACACTGAgcttgacagggtctcactgtgtagcccactgCAGCTTTGAGATATGCACCTGTGTTAGgggttatatttagaaaatgcCACGGCACGGGCTGGCTATCTAATTGGCaaggcagctctgcttagctctggctGCCATGTTCCACAGTAGAAGTGGCCAGAAACCATGTGTGCCACAACCAGACCACGAGATGTcagtgtgggggatggctctgccaatccaccacgctgcatccacaaagctcggctaaaccccagacaatatctgccatgcttgcagtacccggtagaatgaagagtcttaatgcttaaaaattatccaatagatttatatatttggaactgctcaaataacaagatgcccacacaattagaattgttacccaatatctaagcTTTGGATgtaagttgctacccaggactgctttggACCCATCCATCTTCCTTTATGGTCAATAGCCTCCTTCTtcacctttctttcctctctcccctctccttcctctttccttctcccagctccacctcctcttttactgcccaatcactgtGCTCTACTTCGAATACAATGTAGAATAATAAATGTCCTGCTACATACCTGCCTGATTACAGCCCTGCACCACAGTAATTGCTTACTGTAGCTAGAACATTTATATAGACTGTAGCAGGGAGAGGGTAATTCTGACTAAAGGTGGAAAACATGGGAATTGATGGAATAAGAAAACAGATGTCATAAGAACCTCCCTTGAGGTGTCCACAaaatggtttagcagttaagatcAACTGGTATGCAATCATGGTGACTAGAGTTCAGATCTCAATACCCACATAACAACTTGGTATGCAGCAAACAActcttgtggggttttttttgtttgttttttttttttacgagacagggtttctctgtgtagccctggctgtcctggaactcagaaatccgcctgtctctgcctcccaagtgccgggattaaaggcgtgcgccaccaccgcctggcatagCAAACAACTCTTTACAGCTCTGAGAGATCTAATGGTCTCTTCTGTATTCTGAGTaccatacgtgtgtgtgtgtctgtgtgtgtgcacgtacacacacacacacacacacacacacacacacacacacacacagctgagcaCAGCAGCACACTCAtgaaatcccagtgctgggaaggcagagacaggagaattcctggTGCTTGGTGACAGCCAGTCCTATTTTAATTGGTAAGCGTCAAGTTCAGACACTTGTCTGTCTCAAAAAGGTAGGTAGATAGTGATTAAGGAAGACACTCAGTGTGGACCTCTagctccacacacatgtatatacataaacatgtacactACTCCCATGCATTATCACAATTGTAAAGCAAAGcttgagaaagagaaacacaattCTGACTACCATTATTTCATgtaatcatgtatgtgtgtgtatacatacatacacacacacacacacagtgtctgtATAGATTTTAGTTTCTGTGGCAAGGAGAActttaaatacaaattaaaaaaaacacaatataCATGCCTGATATGATGGTGTTGGATCAGGATCAGATAATACGTTTGGTTTAGCATGCTACATACTACTACTGTAGAATAATAccacctacatttttttttttttttttgctttagcaTCATTTGCTTATAAGAGCAGAGTGTGCTGGATGTGGCTTTCAGGGCACCCTGACAGCCCATGGATGTGTTAAGTCATGTGTAGTAGGACTTTTAGGATTTCTAATAGTTTAGCCAAAAAGATAAATGTCAGAATGCAAGGTTCATTATAAATTCTAGCCACAGATCTCAGGAACTACAACTCCCCTTACAACAGCAGCACCAAATACTTAGGATGATGTATTAACAGATACGGTAGACTCCTACCCAATTTTACAGAATTACTGAGAAAAAGTAAAGACAGTAAGTAAATGGGATGACAAAGCAAGTTCCTAGACTAGAAGGCATTCCAAAGATTTTCTCCAAGCTTTATCCATAGATAATGTGAAGTCACTGTCAAATTCCCAACCTATGTTACTGTGAGatgaatttgctctgtagattcTGACCACACTAAAATGAAAAGGCCGAGAGGTGTCAGAATACTCCTTAAGAATATGGGGGGAAGGCTTGCTTTATAAAAACTTAACAAATGGAGTCCTATTCCCTAGCCAAGAAGCTATTTACAACTGATAGCTACTGGGAGAGGAAAACTCACTATTCTTCAATGAAGTCACACTGGGTTTAACAGCTCACCAACACACACCAGACTCCATAgctggattgtgtgtgtgtgtgtgtatacacgtgtgcaCAAGTGGGTTTAAGGTGAGAAAGACTACGAAGCTGGGTAAGAAGGTAGGATGTAGGAGTTCAGGGAAGAgaaataatatgatcaaaatacattgtatgatattctaaaataataaaaataataataataaaaatgaaacttgtCGGGGCTAGGAAGACAAGTCAGTGGTTGAGAGAACTTGTTGCTTATGCAGAGGACTGGTTCTTTTttggctcccagaacccacatggtcgTTCACAACTGCAGTTGCAGTTGCAGAGGATTTAACACACTCTTCTAGTCTTCATGGGCCAAAGGCccacacagtacacatgcatacatgcatacatgcaggaaaacacacacacgcaaaatTCTGAAATTCTTAAAACATGCACAAACAAAAACCTCCTGGGGGTTCTATTACCCCAGAACcccataaacacataaacacacacccaacacacacacacaaattatgtATTCTCTACtttcatcaaataaataaaaacaaaccatctTTGCCAATGCAGAAGGTGTACTTTCTCTATTTTGAGCAAAAGGAAGGCTTTTTGTCATCCTCTTCTTTAAGATACAGAAATTACAGGATCAGGcttcacagaagaaaacagaaatggacaGAGTGTTTTTTGTAACTACACAATCAATATATGGCAAACACAGGGTTACTTGAGAACTCTACAACAAAATTCCAGTTTTACTTGCTGTTGCTTCCCTGTTGAATATGGGTGGGAGAAATCAATCTGGACATCATTGGTTCCTCAGGTGAATTCTAGGAACTAGTATGAAAGAGCCACGGCATAGTCATGGTGGCGATGATGAGGTCAATGACACAGAATAAAGTTCAGAAAGCCCCATAGTCAACCAATTCTGACAAAGTCCTGGTCATTCAATGGGAAACCAATAAATCACAGATATAAGAATAAATACCCTGTACACACCTATATAACACACCCTTGAATCTTGGTCAATTTCATAGGCTAAACAAACAACAATATACACTAAAATATAAGTACTAATaattaaattgtaaaatataaGGTAAAATCTTTGTAACTTTTGACTAAACAAAGATGTATTAGAAATGATATGTAAAGTACAACTTATAAAAAACAATGCTAttctgtggcacacacctttagtatTAGCAGAGATGGGGAGTCTCtagtcagcctggcctacatagtgagttccaggccagtcaggattAAATAGTGGGACTGTgcctaaaatgaaataaaatcatgcaATTGGACTATACCAACCTCAAAAATCTTTGCCTTTTAAAATCTACTAGcagaagatttaaaaattttatacctACATAATAAAGCACTTTATGcatcaaaatatgtaaagaactgaaacaacacacacacacaaaaaaaaagtggACAAAATTTGGAAGAGCCTTCACCAAAGAAGCAATACATGTATAGTAAACACATCATTTATTGTGGGAATGCACATTAAAACCACAAAGAGATGACACAACCACTACCTAGTTCTAAAAATAACATCATTAAGTACTGAGAAGGATGAAAACCAGAAGCACCGccacaacaaaaaaccctcagaaaCCCATGACTCTCACCTGGCCAGTAGGACATTTAAATCAGCATAGCCATGTTGGAAGACAATTTGAAAGTTTcttacaataaaaaacaaaacaaaacaaaacaaaacaaaacaaaaaaaaacaaaaaaaaaaaaccctcaataaaCAGCAATTTTGTTCCAAAATATTTACCACAAATATAAAGACTCATCAACGGGTAAGCAGATAGAATGAGTACATATGTATTATGTCATTAATTATGTATTAGTGTTAACAGTGTATCACTCACCACAGGCCAGCCTACAGTGTGCAGTAAACTCAAGAATACTGCATTAAGGAAGACTGAAGAGATTTTGCATTTTGTCAGTCCAAAACTGGAAGAAAACTCAAAACTGTAGTGATCAGAAGCAGGCCATGGCTTCTTTAGGGACAGGGTAGGAATGGAAACGGACTACAAATGAACAAAGGActtgtttaaaacaacaaaaacaggttgTGCTAGTGGCCTGTGACATGGTTCAGGGGGTAAACAAGCCTGACGACATCAGGTCAATCTTCAGAATCCTTAGGTGGGGTAAACATCAACTCCCAATACTTGTTCTTTGACCACCGTGTATGGGTACGCATGccacacaaacaaatgtaatgaaacaaaaaaacaaacattaaaaaatgttaaaaaagaaaacaaaaagtctcTCAAATAGAGCCCAATTTCTGTTTAGATGCACTACCTTTGGAGCATATAATgtagagaaataaaatcacagCAAATGGATCCTGTCTTCTAAACACCTTGGACTTACAGatgtgtcttttatttgtatttccagGGAAGGACTCAAATTCCATGCTATTCTGTAAATGGACAGAATATTTTTAGAAAGGCTGGACTGACTATAGTTAAGAGTATGTTGAAAAGCTACTGCCTGGTCTCTCGcacacagttcttcacagagacACCACAGCTCACCAAAACACTAGACATTCACCGGCCTCCTGGCCTCCATCCTCACAGGATTTCAACTCACTAAAagtcttttttcccctcctaaACTTCTAGTTACTTTATCATTGTTACAAATTTGAAGAAAATTCTGGAGAccatcccacctgggtatccatcccatgttcagccaccaaaggtagacattgatgtgggtgtcagaaagtgcatgctgacaggagcctgatctagCCGTCTCCTAAGAGGTCTGccagtctgacacattcagaggtggatgctagagagaagactgaaggagctgaaagggtttgcagtcccatgaggagagcaacaataccaaccaaccagagctcccagggtctaaaccaccagtctgggagcacatagagagggacccatggttccagctgtatatgtaggggaggatggccttgtcaggcacaggtgggagaggagatccttggtcccatgaaggctggacacccagtgtgAGATAATttgagggtgggtaggtggaagtggggggtaggtgagggcacatcctcatggaagcaggaggagggggataggggattcctgggtgtgtgtggggggaatgggataaggggataacatctgaaatgtaaataaaatatccaataaaaaagttaaaaaacataTATAAGACTTAAACACATGATAAGCACTAGAAATATATTCAAACAACTGCAAACTCATAGGAAACATTATAAAATAAGTCACCTCACTTTTTGGCCTATAAATTTAATAAACTAGTCTGTGTTCTAACCCCAAACTTTATGAAAAATTAAGACCAATCTTGAATagcttcaatattttcttttatttataaaaaaaaaaaagtaaggtatCAGAGTGCATATGGTGTACTGTGCCTGTGGTTTTGcacatttattcatgtattttacaTGATTTCAATGTTATAAACATACTGTGTATATCTTTACAAAACCAGATAGATTCAGTTGTCTGGCACCAACACATGAAATTGTAACTCATTCTGATGCTGTGCACTTGAGGATGCTGTAAAAACAA
Proteins encoded:
- the Mettl21c gene encoding protein-lysine methyltransferase METTL21C isoform X1; amino-acid sequence: MSFPSQQALVMDQLPHTAQQPLCSGTPQEDGFAGPPVESDRIQSSLPSIQKFVLTDYASYTQEHYQFAGKKIIIQESIENYGTVVWPGATALCQYLEDHTEELNLQDAKILEIGAGPGLVSIVSSLLGAQVTATDLPDVLGNLQYNIFKNTLECTAHLPEVKELVWGEDLEQRFPKSTFYYDYVLASDVVYHHYFLDKLLATMVYLSQPGTVVLWANKFRFSADYEFLGKFKQAFDTTLLAEHSESSVKLFKGIRKWD
- the Mettl21c gene encoding protein-lysine methyltransferase METTL21C isoform X2, which gives rise to MDQLPHTAQQPLCSGTPQEDGFAGPPVESDRIQSSLPSIQKFVLTDYASYTQEHYQFAGKKIIIQESIENYGTVVWPGATALCQYLEDHTEELNLQDAKILEIGAGPGLVSIVSSLLGAQVTATDLPDVLGNLQYNIFKNTLECTAHLPEVKELVWGEDLEQRFPKSTFYYDYVLASDVVYHHYFLDKLLATMVYLSQPGTVVLWANKFRFSADYEFLGKFKQAFDTTLLAEHSESSVKLFKGIRKWD